Proteins encoded within one genomic window of Phaeodactylum tricornutum CCAP 1055/1 chromosome 27, whole genome shotgun sequence:
- the Sec61alpha gene encoding transport protein Sec61 alpha subunit: protein MVCRKVKIPECLRAAWQDFDGQTDRIRSAASTRNDFVPAFPGNKLLPRPQLWRQRQAPHAHTIPNRCGLLPSPRLVCCGCTLAFVATMRFLHLIRPVMCVLPEVASPDRKIPFREKLLWTTITLFIFLVCCQIPIYGVQSAKSSDPFYWMRVILASNRGTLMELGISPIVTSGLVMQLLAGSRIIEVDYNVKEDRALFSGAQKLFGILITTGEAIAYVVSGMYGDLGSIGAGNAILIIAQLFCAGLIVLTLDELLQKGYGLGSGISLFIATNICENIVWKAFSPTTINTGRGTEFEGAIIALFHLLITRSNKIQALREAFYRQNLPNVTNLLATVLIFVIVIYFQGWRVNLPVKYQKYRGQEGNYPIKLFYTSNMPIILQTALVSNLYFVSQLLYNRAPTNILVRLLGKWQEVEGSAGNKIPVGGIAYYISPPQSFAEIIYDPFHAVFYLVFILTACALFSKTWIEVSGASARDVAKQLRDNQMVMKGHRDSALIHVLNRYIPTAAAFGGMCIGALSVIADFMGAIGTGTGILLSVTIIFQFYEAFVKEQKEGTGAFGF from the exons ATGGTCTGTCGAAAGGTCAAAATTCCTGAATGTCTGCGTGCCGCGTGGCAGGATTTCGACGGACAGACGGATCGGATCCGATCGGCAGCCAGCACTCGAAATGACTTTGTGCCTGCTTTTCCAGGGAACAAACTGTTACCGCGTCCTCAACTTTGGAGACAACGCCAGGCACCGCACGCACACACAATCCCAAACCGTTGCGGTCTCCTTCCCTCCCCTCGTTTGGTTTGTTGTGGTTGCACATTAGCTTTCGTTGCCACCATGCGGTTCCTTCATTTGATTCGTCCGGTCATGTGCGTCCTTCCGGAGGTCGCCAGTCCGGATCGCAAG ATTCCCTTTCGTGAAAAGCTTCTTTGGACTACCATTACGCTCTTTATCTTTTTGGTGTGTTGCCAGATTCCCATCTATGGAGTCCAGTCCGCTAAATCCTCGGATCCCTTTTACTGGATGCGTGTCATTCTCGCTTCCAACCGCGGTACACTCATGGAGTTGGGCATCTCGCCCATTGTTACTTCGGGTCTCGTCATGCAGTTGCTTGCCGGTTCTCGTATCATTGAGGTCGACTACAACGTCAAGGAGGATCGTGCGCTCTTCTCCGGAGCGCAAAAACTCTTTGGTATCCTCATTACGACGGGAGAAGCGATTGCGTACGTGGTGTCGGGCATGTACGGAGACTTGGGTTCCATCGGAGCGGGTAACGCCATTCTCATTATCGCGCAGCTCTTTTGCGCCGGTCTCATTGTTTTGACACTCGATGAACTCTTGCAAAAGGGCTACGGTCTCGGATCGGGAATTTCACTCTTTATCGCCACCAACATTTGCGAAAATATTGTTTGGAAGGCCTTTTCTCCGACAACCATCAACACGGGACGTGGAACCGAGTTTGAAGGAGCCATTATTGCTCTCTTTCATCTTTTGATTACCCGTAGCAACAAGATCCAAGCTCTCCGTGAAGCCTTCTACCGACAGAATCTTCCCAACGTGACGAATCTCTTGGCGACCGTCTTGATCTTTGTTATTGTTATTTACTTTCAAGGCTGGCGGGTCAACCTTCCCGTCAAGTACCAAAAGTACCGCGGTCAGGAAGGAAACTACCCCATCAAGCTGTTTTACACTTCCAACATGCCCATTATCCTTCAAACTGCTCTGGTGTCCAACTTGTACTTTGTCTCGCAGCTTTTGTACAATCGTGCCCCCACCAACATTCTCGTCCGCCTCCTCGGAAAATGGCAGGAAGTGGAAGGCTCGGCCGGTAACAAGATTCCGGTAGGAGGCATCGCCTACTACATTTCGCCTCCCCAGAGCTTTGCCGAAATCATTTACGATCCCTTTCACGCGGTTTTTTACCTGGTCTTCATCTTGACGGCCTGCGCTCTCTTTTCCAAGACGTGGATTGAGGTCAGCGGCGCCTCGGCTCGGGATGTTGCCAAGCAGTTGCGCGACAACCAAATGGTCATGAAGGGACACCGTGATTCGGCACTGATCCACGTGCTGAACCGGTACATCCCGACTGCCGCCGCTTTTGGTGGTATGTGCATCGGAGCGCTTTCCGTCATTGCCGATTTCATGGGCGCCATTGGTACCGGCACGGGTATCTTGTTGAGCGTCACAATTATCTTTCAGTTCTACGAAGCCTTTGTTAAAGAGCAGAAGGAAGGGACGGGCGCTTTTGGATTTTAA
- a CDS encoding predicted protein yields the protein MSESKDHILLCPSPAESIRECTVTLGLGYPCAPNRRLAFHHRPREWIESRRGTLGSEIQRQGLVGRASGSADPTVTTDATECLSDLGRTCPNRLNQRRYHFLFPFVMPTRTTVFVGLWLLAAASLPTTHAWQASPWTRSTLRSSSTAPPSARSVTTQRSRLASAVATADEPPLQGTGTASIPQEVFNLVKGIVGAGVLSLPSGIAAFGNAPSAVLPAVLLISLIGALSAYGFALIGRVCSLTGTTSYRDAWNESVSPKTSWITAWSVTFMTINATLAYSMILGETFQSLLLTAGYAWSKTKILALLTTTVLLPLCLLKNLSSLAPFSLLGSLGMVYTAIAMGIRYVTKAYVGTGKFAADLPRALQPSFGAIGASGVYNAKASILLGMLSTAYMAHFNAPKFYTELRNNTVPRYVKVVATSFGISIALFATMASLGFLTFGAASSGLILNNYSIKDNLMGLSRIAVAVSLVFSYPLAFVGARDGILDVANVAPEKRSTGLLNALTVGLLSLVTGLALVIPDVSFVMAFGGSTLGNALIYIFPALMFRGAVRKLKAPTKGQRREVKLAMTSALVGLGMGVVGAVKAVQSVL from the exons ATGTCAGAGTCCAAAGACCATATTTTGCTCTGTCCGTCGCCCGCTGAATCCATTCGGGAATGTACGGTAACTCTGGGACTCGGTTACCCGTGCGCTCCGAACCGTAGGTTGGCGTTCCACCATCGTCCACGTGAATGGATCGAATCCCGTCGTGGAACTCTCGGATCCGAAATCCAACGCCAAGGACTGGTGGGGCGGGCGAGCGGCTCGGCCGACCCGACAGTGACAACGGATGCTACCGAGTGCCTGTCTGACCTTGGGCGGACGTGCCCCAATCGCCTCAACCAACGCCGCTATCACTTTCTCTTCCCGtttgt AATGCCGACGCGTACGACCGTTTTCGTCGGACTCTGGTTGCTGGCGGCTGCCAGTCTGCCAACGACCCACGCGTGGCAAGCGTCCCCGTGGACTCGTTCTACTTTGCGTTCCTCGTCGACGGCGCCACCGTCCGCTCGTTCCGTCACGACGCAACGATCCCGTCTCGCCTCAGCAGTCGCCACTGCCGACGAACCACCGTTGCAGGGAACGGGGACCGCTTCGATTCCGCAAGAAGTCTTTAATCTCGTCAAGGGCATTGTCGGCGCCGGAGTCCTTTCGCTGCCTTCGGGGATTGCCGCCTTTGGGAACGCTCCCTCCGCCGTACTCCCCGCCGTCCTCCTCATTTCACTCATTGGCGCACTCTCCGCCTACGGGTTCGCCTTAATTGGACGCGTCTGCAGTTTGACCGGCACCACCTCCTACCGGGACGCCTGGAACGAATCCGTCTCGCCCAAAACGTCGTGGATCACGGCTTGGTCGGTTACCTTTATGACCATTAACGCCACCTTGGCCTACAGCATGATTCTGGGAGAAACATTCCAATCCCTCCTACTCACCGCCGGATACGCCTGGAGCAAAACAAAGATTCTCGCCCTGCTCACCACTACCGTCCTCTTGCCCCTCTGTTTACTGAAAAACCTCAGTTCGCTGGCACCCTTTTCTCTCCTGGGTTCACTGGGAATGGTCTACACCGCCATCGCCATGGGAATCCGCTACGTGACCAAGGCCTACGTCGGCACGGGAAAGTTCGCCGCGGACTTGCCGCGAGCCTTGCAGCCGTCCTTTGGAGCGATTGGGGCCTCCGGGGTTTACAACGCCAAGGCCAGTATACTGCTCGGCATGCTGTCGACGGCCTACATGGCCCACTTCAACGCTCCCAAATTCTATACCGAACTCCGGAACAACACTGTCCCGCGGTACGTCAAAGTCGTCGCCACCTCCTTTGGAATTTCCATCGCCTTGTTCGCCACCATGGCCTCCCTCGGATTCTTGACCTTTGGAGCCGCGTCCAGTGGACTCATTCTCAACAATTATTCCATCAAGGACAACTTGATGGGCCTTTCGCGGATTGCCGTTGCCGTTAGTCTCGTCTTTTCGTACCCCTTGGCCTTTGTCGGAGCCCGCGACGGGATTCTAGACGTGGCCAACGTGGCCCCGGAAAAACGGTCCACCGGATTGTTGAACGCCTTGACGGTCGGATTGCTGTCCTTGGTTACTGGACTGGCCTTGGTGATCCCGGATGTCTCCTTTGTCATGGCCTTTGGGGGTTCCACCTTGGGCAACGCCTTGATTTACATCTTCCCCGCCTTGATGTTCCGCGGGGCGGTCCGCAAACTCAAGGCACCCACCAAAGGACAGCGCCGTGAAGTCAAACTCGCCATGACGTCGGCCTTGGTCGGACTCGGTATGGGAGTAGTCGGTGCCGTCAAGGCTGTACAGTCGGTTCTCTAA
- a CDS encoding pap-fibrillin-ii (This PAP fibrillin has a signal peptide predicted. proposed cleavage site is TLC-FH. Putative transit peptide is ChloroP positive and has serins. Plastoglobules are often associated with thylakoid membranes, suggesting an exchange of lipids with thylakoids. This is observed under different kind of stresses (e.g. light stress).) — protein sequence MPGRVVPLSLLAVVCASDLFRSTLAFHPKVSTSSRTIPPSTTQLHAFGFLNGLLESGSKKTKAASSTKASALKQKLLAACSEDKPDRSIIEATIQELETLSPVTATASSPLLQKKWEMIWTTEKEINFFVERGFSSKIFQTIDGSVLTNNIPFIKGGSFNVTGSLSVPDIEGIRTEFTFSEAALDLAKWGTYKLPPVGKGWFDTLYLDDTLRVDLNSRNDILICKPDEA from the coding sequence atgCCCGGCAGAGTCGTGCCGCTCTCTCTGTTGGCTGTCGTCTGCGCCAGCGACCTTTTCCGTAGTACCCTGGCGTTCCATCCAAAGGTCTCAACAAGTAGTCGGACTATTCCTCCATCCACAACACAGCTGCACGCCTTTGGATTTTTGAATGGTCTCTTGGAGAGTGGCTCGAAAAAAACGAAAGCAGCCAGTAGTACCAAAGCGTCCGCGCTCAAACAAAAGTTGCTCGCTGCATGCTCGGAGGACAAGCCGGACAGGTCAATAATTGAAGCCACAATTCAAGAGCTTGAAACGCTTTCACCCGTAACGGCAACTGCTTCTAGTCCCTTGTTACAGAAAAAATGGGAGATGATTTGGAccaccgaaaaagaaatcaaTTTTTTCGTAGAACGAGGCTTTTCCAGTAAAATATTTCAAACCATCGACGGATCTGTTTTGACGAACAACATTCCTTTCATTAAGGGCGGATCCTTTAATGTGACAGGTAGTCTCTCGGTTCCAGACATTGAGGGCATACGGACCGAGTTCACCTTTTCCGAGGCTGCCTTGGACCTGGCCAAGTGGGGTACATACAAACTACCACCTGTGGGAAAAGGATGGTTTGACACACTCTATCTTGACGACACGCTACGGGTGGATCTCAACAGTCGAAACGATATTCTGATTTGCAAACCTGATGAAGCATAA
- a CDS encoding predicted protein codes for MIRSRILVSLRRTLVVYIFGLLWSCVSALGRPAYIVATDRRPSCIFPSTSLRHFAAPINLADVGVFNIPGSDPERPRKVNQDRHFLFQNDETIVVGVMDGHGKDGHKLTEFLATQLPFRLKESLNSSTLNKSDHAALREMEERLVTLGKAKSTSMSEEHDVVSGALIQAFHLAHHDACQNTAVPAGRSGTTCVACVVTDDSIVTASVGDSTLILGLYAAPDVAAEGYVLSTEVLSVRTTVQIEGERSRIQAGEGRVDGNGNVFYGPVGIAMTRALGDAVMLRAGILPTPMIRNFNRPVSHAQEETGEILSMIVLGSDGVFDVMTKEDVIQLAGQVIQEFESTKTAAEAICNEARRRWLANLPIEPKVDDITCAVVQI; via the coding sequence ATGATTCGCAGCAGGATCCTTGTTTCACTCCGACGGACGCTCGTAGTATACATTTTTGGCCTACTCTGGTCCTGTGTTTCCGCGCTTGGAAGGCCAGCGTATATAGTTGCTACCGACAGGAGACCGAGCTGTATCTTTCCTTCGACAAGTCTTCGTCATTTTGCCGCTCCAATCAATCTTGCGGATGTTGGAGTGTTCAATATTCCGGGGAGCGATCCCGAACGACCCAGAAAGGTAAATCAAGATCGTCATTTTTTGTTTCAGAACGACGAAACGATCGTGGTGGGAGTGATGGATGGGCATGGAAAGGACGGCCACAAATTGACAGAGTTTCTTGCCACACAACTTCCCTTTCGCTTAAAAGAAAGCTTAAACAGTAGCACACTGAACAAATCCGACCATGCGGCCTTACgggaaatggaagaaaggCTCGTGACTTTGGGGAAAGCGAAATCCACCTCCATGAGCGAGGAGCACGATGTCGTTTCTGGTGCTTTGATCCAGGCTTTTCACCTTGCTCACCATGATGCATGTCAGAATACTGCAGTCCCCGCCGGTAGATCGGGAACCACTTGTGTTGCATGTGTCGTCACCGATGATTCTATTGTAACGGCCAGTGTCGGAGACTCCACGCTTATTTTAGGTTTGTATGCCGCTCCCGACGTAGCTGCGGAAGGATACGTTCTTTCCACGGAAGTTCTATCTGTTCGCACAACCGTTCAAATTGAAGGAGAAAGATCAAGAATCCAAGCAGGAGAGGGACGTGTGGATGGAAATGGGAATGTCTTCTATGGACCTGTAGGAATCGCCATGACAAGAGCCTTGGGCGACGCTGTCATGCTTCGAGCAGGAATTTTGCCAACTCCAATGATCCGAAATTTCAATCGGCCTGTGAGTCACGCCCAAGAGGAAACTGGTGAAATTTTGTCCATGATTGTTCTCGGGAGTGACGGAGTGTTTGACGTAATGACGAAAGAGGACGTTATACAATTGGCCGGCCAAGTTATACAGGAGTTTGAATCGACTAAGACTGCCGCCGAAGCCATTTGTAACGAAGCCAGGCGACGATGGCTAGCAAACTTGCCGATAGAACCGAAGGTGGATGATATAACCTGCGCAGTAGTTCAGATATAG
- a CDS encoding predicted protein — MTTTTKKQLEIDEVQELTEEEIKAPGCGILGRYPVLSVLIFASAGIGIGLGLSFWEPDDDDDTKDKVIKWLGLVGDLFIRSLKCVVLPLVFINVIISVVDMMNVGRAGSIGWKTIVLYLLTTVIASILGIISIVSFKGLFEEGEFEEAVPASVKLGCNQDGEFLTENASGAISCAADSGESSEFFITDVSMSFVRASGSVRDDISLSDTVYDGVFTKLVTANIFESFVEANFAAVVFFAIAFGVAISRVFDQGGGPDKSFILPFLKELDGVFLTIINWIIMITPFAVLSLISSAIGKQENLADSFSNVGYLVVATMIAMFFQFLVVHCLLFFIVTRTNPFEYLKHLIPAQTMAFACASSAATIPMTLKCVRQTERVPEPVARFVIPLGATVNMDGGAIYFPCACIWLAVLNGIQPDAASYLLLVIISTIGSAGTAPVPSASLVLIITAYNTVFNTTGVPEGFSFILAIDWFMDRLRTVVNVTGDGVVAGMVSHLCPVDDDTGNVLYVDKTEQHEAGAGSSTDSDINLNAVEVTRN; from the exons ATGACTACTACAACAAAAAAGCAACTCGAAATCGATGAGGTCCAGGAACTAACAGAGGAAGAAATTAAAGCTCCAGGTTGTGGAATTCTGGGGCGTTACCCAGTTCTTTCCGTCCTTATTTTTGCATCGGCTGGCATTGGAATTGGTCTTGGCCTCAGTTTTTGGGAACcagatgacgatgacgatacaAAGGATAAAGTCATCAAGTGGCTCGGTCTCGTTGGCGACTTATTTATTCGCTCACTAAAATGCGTCGTTTTACCATTGGTATTTATCAACGTGATTATATCTGTGGTGGATATGATGAATGTGGGACGAGCTGGATCTATTGGTTGGAAAACAA TTGTGCTTTATCTGCTGACTACCGTCATCGCGTCGATCCTTGGCATTATCTCGATTGTCAGTTTCAAAGGCCTTTTCGAGGAAGGAGAATTCGAGGAAGCCGTTCCTGCATCAGTCAAGCTTGGGTGTAACCAAGATGGAGAATTTCTCACTGAAAATGCCAGCGGCGCTATTTCGTGTGCGGCAGACTCGGGGGAAAGCTCTGAATTCTTTATCACAGATGTATCCATGAGCTTTGTCCGTGCCTCCGGTAGTGTTCGTGATGACATTTCTTTGAGCGATACGGTATATGATGGCGTTTTTACGAAACTAGTCACAGCTAACATTTTTGAGTCGTTTGTTGAAGCCAATTTTGCTGctgtcgtcttcttcgcCATCGCTTTTGGGGTGGCAATCAGTCGCGTCTTTGATCAGGGTGGTGGTCCCGACAAGAGTTTCATTCTACCGTTTCTCAAGGAACTGGACGGCGTATTCCTTACGATTATCAACTGGATCATTATGATTACTCCGTTTGCAGTGCTTTCTCTAATTTCCTCGGCGATTGGAAAGCAGGAAAATCTTGCGGACTCCTTTTCCAATGTGGGATATCTCGTGGTTGCCACAATGATTGCGATGttctttcaatttttggtcGTTCActgccttcttttctttATTGTGACGCGCACTAACCCCTTCGAGTACTTAAAGCATCTGATTCCGGCGCAAACAATGGCATTTGCATGTGCCAGTAGCGCAGCGACAATTCCAATGACTCTCAAGTGTGTGCGCCAAACGGAGCGGGTACCCGAGCCCGTGGCTCGTTTCGTTATTCCTCTTGGGGCGACAGTCAACATGGACGGTGGAGCAATTTATTTCCCATGTGCGTGTATATGGCTTGCTGTGCTGAACGGTATCCAACCAGATGCTGCTTCCTACCTTCTATTGGTTATTATTTCAACGATCGGCAGTGCAGGCACAGCGCCAGTGCCTTCGGCCAGCCTCGTGCTTATTATCACGGCTTACAATACTGTCTTTAACACCACCGGAGTTCCTGAGGGgttttctttcattttggCGATCGACTGGTTCATGGATCGCCTACGCACTGTCGTGAATGTGACTGGCGATGGCGTTGTGGCTGGAATGGTGTCACACCTTTGCCCGGTGGACGACGACACTGGGAATGTGCTTTACGTGGACAAAACTGAACAACACGAAGCTGGAGCTGGCTCTTCTACAGATAGTGATATCAATCTAAATGCGGTGGAAGTCACGCGAAACTGA
- a CDS encoding predicted protein, whose protein sequence is MSIDSTPVSRLPMATKDSTGCPSLSEYEVIRARNIERNNSRLRSLGLISANEQQESNDAAWKRRPHIPDEAILAETEQLREDEDFKTSSDNRKRRRTQEGPFPYRSSMRLKGLEPDGGTANITSELTLIKSQSVSTIEVKERRRILIEECRKERQKAALIFAQLGIAQAAKENPTATYEHCLMRVRTMTEKALANRVKAIERAAGKHCVVKMAIFKSCLQDEGKWDLAALARDALERLKAMLPPPTES, encoded by the coding sequence ATGAGCATCGATAGCACACCAGTGTCAAGATTACCCATGGCGACGAAAGACTCTACAGGTTGTCCTTCGTTGAGCGAGTACGAAGTTATTCGGGCTCGAAATATTGAAAGGAACAATTCACGGTTGAGATCTCTGGGTTTAATTTCTGCTAATGAACAACAGGAATCAAACGACGCAGCTTGGAAACGACGTCCTCACATTCCAGACGAGGCAATACTGGCTGAAACCGAACAACTCCGCGAAGACGAAGACTTCAAAACCTCTTCAGATAATCGAAAGCGCAGGCGAACTCAAGAGGGTCCGTTTCCTTACAGATCATCAATGCGGCTCAAGGGCCTCGAGCCTGACGGTGGCACCGCGAATATAACCTCCGAGCTGACGTTGATtaagtcacagtcagtttccACCATCGAGGTGAAGGAACGACGCCGCATTCTTATCGAAGAATGCCGGAAGGAGCGACAAAAGGCAGCACTTATATTTGCCCAACTAGGTATTGCTCaagcagcaaaagaaaatcctACTGCTACATACGAGCACTGTTTGATGCGGGTCCGTACCATGACGGAAAAGGCACTGGCCAATCGTGTAAAAGCAATCGAACGGGCTGCGGGGAAGCACTGTGTTGTCAAGATGGCAATCTTCAAATCCTGCTTACAAGACGAAGGAAAATGGGATCTGGCTGCTTTGGCGCGGGATGCTTTGGAGCGCTTGAAAGCAATGCTGCCACCGCCAACGGAATCATAG
- a CDS encoding predicted protein, with product MMPILRYIFSALIALYAASVSDAFVALQFKTAPAGDCRSAFGLRATPADGISRLETSQASTVQNLVAAIPDLAVKADFSWEPGSGVAIAGFPASLDARDAPGPANIAWLSSLNVASKLSSLTIFNGPLTSVPHLLSRCAVVNENSLLFTLDFRPRAYGAYEMVRPDGTYPDPDELGRKSFEYSGARTEYESKFGNDQVKAFLSSTMASFEDASVVPGPTSEFDGLTRGPLILSVTMPLTDGNVAAVESARLQAANIWLSWAQSGEHDHRPGAPVNTQYVYDSKYKQNAYSALLPVYIEMFGSDEGARLAAADSGPLDEGYVGGGS from the coding sequence ATGATGCCGATTCTTCGTTACATCTTTTCGGCATTGATCGCGCTGTACGCAGCTTCAGTTTCAGATGCCTTTGTAGCTCTCCAATTTAAGACTGCTCCGGCTGGTGACTGCCGATCGGCTTTCGGTTTGCGAGCGACCCCGGCCGACGGCATTTCTCGATTGGAAACTTCGCAGGCTTCGACGGTGCAAAATCTTGTGGCGGCCATTCCGGATCTCGCCGTCAAAGCCGACTTTTCGTGGGAACCAGGAAGTGGCGTAGCAATTGCTGGATTCCCGGCGAGCCTGGATGCCCGTGATGCTCCCGGACCTGCCAACATTGCATGGCTGTCGTCCCTCAACGTGGCGTCTAAATTGTCCTCCTTGACCATTTTCAACGGTCCACTGACGAGCGTTCCACACCTTTTGTCACGGTGTGCCGTAGTTAATGAGAACTCGCTACTGTTTACGCTAGATTTTCGACCACGCGCGTATGGTGCTTACGAAATGGTACGCCCGGACGGCACCTATCCCGATCCTGACGAACTCGGTCGTAAGTCGTTCGAATATTCCGGCGCGCGAACGGAATACGAATCCAAATTTGGCAACGACCAAGTGAAAGCATTCTTATCTTCCACCATGGCATCTTTTGAAGATGCCTCCGTGGTACCCGGTCCGACCTCGGAGTTTGACGGTTTGACGCGCGGTCCCTTAATTTTGTCCGTGACCATGCCGTTGACGGACGGCAATGTCGCGGCGGTCGAAAGTGCACGCCTCCAAGCGGCCAACATTTGGCTTTCTTGGGCGCAGAGCGGCGAGCACGATCACCGACCGGGAGCGCCAGTCAACACCCAGTACGTTTACGATAGCAAGTACAAACAAAACGCCTACAGTGCCCTACTGCCCGTGTACATCGAAATGTTCGGATCGGACGAAGGTGCTCGATTGGCAGCGGCCGACTCGGGTCCTCTCGACGAAGGTTACGTTGGTGGAGGTAGCTAA
- a CDS encoding predicted protein, whose amino-acid sequence MNDNSEGHHKRRNKGTTGSLLSILQRSTLPLANSFSRGKGGVRKSTKPLLPTSSSAGTHSPKGGGSTKSSNNSHSASSNHTIELYSVRDRHDSTGKRAFKVQMPRRLLYYTLGVFLVLPVFIFIWKEFHLHPAPHNDSVMVKESWTAGRHVGHERFANWMESAALPDPNAYDSNNVTVTSESREDEIAAPAQKGSTDTNPALDANQNTKEKSAPTSDSLLPAKTASADQTKVLLQDAVALNGSSDPKKSTTALTANENLGITQQGLSNEAGRQSHEQHGRSRDEQ is encoded by the exons ATGAACGACAACAGCGAAGGACACCACAAGCGTCGCAATAAGGGTACCACGGGATCCCTTCTGTCAATCTTACAACGATCGACCTTGCCGTTGGCGAACTCTTTCTCCCGTGGCAAGGGAGGCGTTCGCAAAAGTACCAAGCCGCTGCTGCCGACCTCATCGTCGGCAGGGACGCACTCTCCCAAAGGCGGCGGAAGCacgaagagcagcaacaacagccacAGCGCTAGCAGTAATCACACGATTGAATTGTATAGTGTCCGTGATCGACATGATTCGACAGGAAAACGCGCGTTTAAAGTTCAAATGCCCCGACGGCTATTGTACTACACACTGGGAGTCTTTTTGGTTCTCCCGGTATTCATCTTTATATGGAAGGAATTTCACCTGCACCCTGCGCCGCACAACGACTCCGTTATGGTCAAAGAAAGTTGGACGGCGGGTCGCCATGTTGGGCATGAGCGGTTCGCAAACTGGATGGAATCGGCGGCTTTGCCGGATCCAAATGCGTACGACAGCAACAATGTTACCGTTACGTCGGAATCTCGAGAGGACGAGATTGCGGCACCTGCCCAGAAGGGATCAACCGACACGAATCCTGCGCTTGACGCAAATCAGAATACGAAGGAAAAGTCGGCGCCAACATCTGACTCTCTCCTCCCGGCCAAGACGGCATCAGCGGACCAGACTAAAGTACTTTTACAGGATGCTGTGGCGCTGAATGGCAGCTCCGACCCAAAAAAATCCACGACAGCATTAACTGCAAATGAAAATTTAGGGATAACGCAACAAGGTCTATCAAATGAAGC TGGACGTCAAAGCCACGAGCAGCACGGAAGATCACGAGACGAACAATAA